Proteins encoded in a region of the Clostridium beijerinckii genome:
- a CDS encoding TerC/Alx family metal homeostasis membrane protein — MKTRRHLLNLIFWISLSILFNIIIYYTRGETSAIEYFGGYIVEMSLSLDNLFLFLMIFSSFRIQEEYQERILLYGVIGAMVLRLIFILLGVAIVNKFSFILSIFGVLLLLSGAKIFLREDDNIQFHDNLAVKILRRIMPITNVLHGNKFFVRQNKIIYATPLFIVLLIIEFSDIIFAIDSIPAIFSITTDTFIVYTSNIFAILGLRSMYYILEKMNNMFKFMKYGVGCILIFTGIKLVILFWEIEISVTNSVLIILSILLASILISLLWSEFDKFRNWCKRRS, encoded by the coding sequence TTGAAAACGAGAAGGCATTTACTTAACTTAATTTTTTGGATATCCTTATCAATCTTATTTAATATTATTATATATTACACAAGAGGTGAAACATCAGCAATAGAATACTTTGGTGGTTACATAGTAGAGATGTCGTTAAGTTTAGATAATTTATTCTTATTTCTAATGATATTTTCAAGTTTTAGAATACAGGAAGAATACCAGGAAAGGATACTTCTATATGGTGTTATAGGAGCTATGGTGTTAAGGCTGATTTTCATTTTACTTGGCGTAGCTATAGTGAATAAATTTAGTTTTATATTATCTATATTTGGAGTATTATTGCTGCTTAGTGGTGCAAAAATATTTCTTAGGGAAGATGATAATATTCAATTTCATGATAACTTGGCAGTTAAGATATTAAGAAGAATAATGCCTATAACAAATGTTTTACATGGAAATAAATTTTTTGTTAGGCAGAATAAGATTATTTATGCTACACCTCTTTTTATAGTACTTTTAATAATAGAATTTTCAGATATTATTTTTGCAATAGATTCAATCCCAGCTATTTTTTCAATAACAACGGATACTTTCATAGTTTATACCTCTAATATTTTTGCAATTTTAGGACTTAGAAGTATGTACTATATATTAGAAAAGATGAATAATATGTTCAAGTTCATGAAATATGGAGTTGGATGTATATTAATTTTTACTGGGATAAAGTTAGTAATATTGTTTTGGGAAATTGAAATTTCAGTTACGAATTCTGTATTGATTATATTATCTATTTTATTGGCTAGTATATTAATATCTCTATTATGGAGTGAATTTGATAAGTTTAGAAATTGGTGTAAAAGAAGATCATAA